GGAAGAAAATTTCATCGCAAGCCTGTACGCGCATAACTTCGCGAAGCTGAGCCTGGCGCGCGCGTTGGGCATCGCGGAAGACGCGACACGAAGAAATTTCTAGGAGGTAAGTAACTCGTGCCCGAATCCAGGAAGGACATCGGACAAGACGTAGAGGTGCAGGAAGCCGATGTTCGGGAGCCTTGGCCGGAAGAGGACGTTGAAGCGTCCAAACGCGCCAGGGCGACGAGCTATCTGCGCGAACACCCTGGGGTGAAGTGGGGCCTTGTCATAGCTGTCCTGGTCATCATTGTGGGTGGTTATTTTGTATGGCGTCACTACTCAGCGCACGAGTCCACGGATGACGCGCAGGTCGACGGCCACATCACGCCGATGAGTGCGCGTGTGGGCGGCACGGTAATCGCAGTCAATTTTCAGGACAATCAATTTGTGGAAGCCGGAACGGTCCTGGCGCAACTGGACCCGCGCGACTATGAAGTAGCTTTGGAGCGGGCGAAGGCGGAACTGGCAGATGCGGAAGCTTCGGCGCACGCAGCACAGACCTCGATTCCGGTCAGCACCGTGAGCACAACAAATCAGTTAGCTACGGCCAGGGCCTCGCATGTTGCGACACAACGCGAAGTGGAAGCCGCGCGGGCGCGTTTGCGCGAAGCACAAGCGACTTACCAGCGGGTCTCAAAAGATCTTGAGCGCATGCAGCAGTTGGTCGAGCGCGATGAAATCTCGCGTCAGCAATTTGATGCGACCGTTGCCGCCGAGCAGTCGGCTCGTGCCACGGTAGATGCTGCGCAGGCCGGCGTAGCCGCCGCTGAGAGCCATGTCGTTCAGGCCGAAGCAGGCGTTCGCACGGCCGGCACTGGGCCAGAACAGGTAGCGATCACGCGGGCGCGCTTCGGTTCGGCTCAGGCGAGCGTGCAGAAATACCAGGCAGCCGTCGCCATGGCGGAGTTGAACCTGCGCTACACGACGATCAAAGCACCCGCCAGCGGTATCGTCAGTAAGCGGTCGGTGGAAGTTGGACAGGTGATACAGCCCGGTCAGCCGCTCGCGGCGCTGGTGTCGATGGACGATATCTACGTGACGGCGAATTTCAAGGAAACGCAGTTGAAGGACATGCGCCCGGGACAGCCAGTCACAATCCATGTGGATGCCTACGACAAGGATTTCGAAGGACATGTGGACAGCGTCGGTGGAGCTACGGGAGCGCGCTTCAGCCTGCTTCCGCCAGAAAACGCAACGGGCAATTTCGTGAAGGTCGTTCAGCGCATTCCGGTGAAGATCACCTTCAAGAAAGGTGCGGATCCGCAGCACCTGCTTCGTCCCGGCATGTCGGTTGTTCCGAGCGTCAGGTTGAAGTAATGACTTCCGGCATGCTTGGGCACGTCGGAAGTCAGTCTTCCTGAATAATTCAAAGGGATCAACGGCGCAAGGAATGACCGAACAACAGCACACACCATTTATCAATCCGTGGCTCATCGCCGTCTCGGTCATGCTCGGCACCTTTATGGAGGTGCTGGATACCACTGTCGTTAATGTGGCGTTGCCGCATATTGCGGGCAGCCTTTCTTCGACGGTGGAAGAGACCACATGGGTGCTCACGTCGTACCTGGTTTCGAATGCAATCGTTTTACCGATGACGGGCTGGTTGGCGAACTATTTCGGGCGCAAGCGAATTTTGCTGATCTCGGTTTTTGGCTTCACGCTTTCATCGCTGGCTTGCGGATTGGCTCCCAGTCTGCCATTGCTCATCTTTTTCCGCGTTGTCCAGGGCGCGACGGGTGGCGGGTTGCAGCCGCTCTCACAGGCGATCATGCTGGAGGCCTTTCCACCGGAGCGTCGCGGCAAAGCCATGGCGTTTTGGGCACTCGGCATCGTGGTGGCCCCAATGCTTGGACCGGTTCTCGGCGGGTGGATTACCGACGCGTATAGCTGGCGTTGGGTCTTCTACATCAACCTGCCGATCGGCATTCTGGCGACGATCATGGCCAAGCTGTTCATCTTCGACCCGCACTACATCAAGCGCGCCTCGAGCCGGGTGGACTACTGGGGAATGGGTTTGCTGGTCATCGGCATGGGCGCGCTGCAGATCTTCCTCGACAAGGGACAGCAGGAAGACTGGTTCAGCTCCGTATTCATCCGTGCGCTGGCGTTCCTCGCCATTGGTGGGCTCATTGCTTTCGTCATACGCGAGTTCAGGACCAAAGATCCGGTGGTAAACCTGCGAGTGTTCCGTAACCGCACGTATGCCACAGGCGTGTTCATGATGACGATCCTGGGGTTCGTGCTGTATGGCAGCACGGTGCTGCTGCCGATCTGGTTGCAGACGCTGATGGGCTATCCCGCGATGGAGTCTGGGTTGGCGATGCTGCCCCGCGGCATGGGCTCATTCCTGTTCATGCCAATAGTCGCAATCCTTATGGGCAAGGTGGAGCCAAGAAAGCTTCTTGCCTGCGGCCTTGTGGTGGCCGGCTTCAGCTTGCTCCAGCTAGGTCAATTGAATCTGCAAGCTGGATATTGGGATATTTTCTGGCCACAGATAACTCAGGGGATGGCCATGGGATTGCTCTTCGTGCCGCTCACGACGATCACGAACGATCCCATTCCCAAAGAACAGATGGGAAATGCTACGAGCGTCTTCAACTTGATGCGCAACGTCGGAGCGAGTATTGGAATCGCATCGGTTACGACACTCATTGCGCGCTCGGGGCAGGAACACACCAACATCATGGGCGCGCATGTCACGCAATACGATCAGGTGACGCGTTCGATGTTCGAGATGATGCGAAGCGCTTTCATCGCGCACGGGTCTGACGTGGCGACTGCAACGCAGCAGGCGTATGCGGCGCTCTTTGGCACGGTAGCTAAGCAGGCCGCGATGATCTCGTTCGTGGATGCGTTCCGAATACTCGGCGCGCTGTTCCTTCTCATGATCCCGCTGATCCTGTTTATGCGGAAACCGAGACATCATGGCGGGCCGGCCGTGGGGGCTCATTAAGCTTGAAGCTGCTGAGTCGCTGAGCTGCTAGGGAATCAAAAAAAGAACTCCCCAACCAACACGAACAAACAGTTAGGAGCAGTTATGACGCGTACTTCACAGATGACATATCGCGTGCTTGGAAAGAGCGGTCTGGAGATTTCCGCCATAGGGCTGGGCTGCATGGGGATGTCCGAGTTTTACGGCGAGAGGAACGATGAAGAGTCTTTGCGCGTGCTTCACAAGGCGCTCGATCTCGGCATCAACTTCCTGGACACGGCCGACGTGTACGGCATGGGACACAATGAAGAACTGGTCGGCCGCGTCGTACGGGAGCGCCGAGGAGAGGTGGTGCTCGCGACCAAGTTCGGCAATGTGCGTGACGCAAGCGGTGCGTGGGTCGATGTGTGCGGCAAGCCTGAGTTCGTTCAGCAGCAATGCGACGCCAGCTTGAAGCGTCTGGGAATCGACACCATAGATCTTTATTACCAGCACCGCGTCGACCCGAACGTGCCGATTGAGGATACAGTGGGCGCCATGGCTCGACTGGTGGAGCAGGGAAAGGTGCGCCACCTTGGACTGTCGGAAGCGGCGCCGAACACGATCCGGCGGGCGTACGCCGTGCATCCCATTGCGGCGCTGCAGACGGAGTACTCGCTGTGGACGCGCGATCCCGAGGAAGAGAGCATTCCTGCTTGCCGGGAGTTGGGGATCACGTTCGTGCCGTACTCACCATTGGGCCGAGGCTTCCTGACCGGCAAAGTCAAGAAAGGCGATGACCTGGCGGCGAACGACTATCGTCGCAGTGCGCCGCGCTTCCAGGGAGAGAACCTGGAGCGCAACATCAAAATCCAGAACAAGCTGGAACAGATTGCGGCGGAGAAAAAATGCACGCCTTCGCAACTGGCCTTGGCATGGCTGCTGGCGCAAGGCGATGACATTGTCCCGATCCCGGGCACGAAGCGCGAAAAGTATCTAGAGGAAAACGCGGCTGCCGTGAACATCCGGCTCAGCGCAGATGATCTGAGAATGATCGATGCCGTTGCCCCACCTGGCGCCGCTGCTGGCGAACGATATGACGAACCGGGGATGAAGAGAGTCAACCTGTAAACGCATATTCCAGATTCCAACAACATCGGCAAGCGGCCCTGCCATTGTGACAGGGCCGCTTTTCATTTCAGCGCGAGGGGTTCAAAGGTGCGAGGCGATGACGAGGTAGGTGTAGCGGCCCAGTATCTGCGATGTCGTTATGGTCCAACCTGCACGCGAAAGCTGGCGTTCAACGTCTGCGCGCGCGATGCGATGTTCGAGAGGCGGGCCGGGAGGACGTGTGGCTTCAGGGCTCCAATCGAGGATGGCGATGCGTCCGCCGGAGCGCAAGAACCTGGATGCCTCGTCGAGCGCGGCAGTGTGGTCGTCGATTTCATGCCAGACGGTTGCGTAGAAAGCCACGTCGCACGACTGGTCCTGGAGGCCGGTTCTGGCGGCTTCGCCCTCAATGGTATGTATGTTGGCAGGCGCGCCAGGCACCGAGAGTTTCTCGCGCAAGAGGGTGAGCATCTGGGGCTCGACATCGATGGCGAAGAGACGCCCGGGGGCAACAGCGTGCGCGAGGGGAAATGCGAAGTAGCCGGTCCCCACCCCAATATCGGCAACCTGCATGCCCGGCTCAACGCCAAGCGCGTCGATGATTTCAACGGGCGGCAGCCACGTGAGCCGCTCGGGATCTTCGAGTCTGTGAACCTGCTTGGGGTCGAATCGCTTATCGTGCACCAGAAGTCCTTTCGCACTATTGGCGCTTACCGAAAGCATACTCCATCGCGCATGGCCTCACCCGCCCGCGTGATTTCAATCACTGCACTGATGTCCATATAGGCAAATCATGGAAAAGGCGGCATCCATGAATTTTGCGTACAATCCCGGGGCGGCACGGCGCATTCGCCCGCGACGTTTGGCAACGTGCGCTGCCGCTTTGGCGATGGTGTGCACCATGACGGTTGAAGCGGGTGCTCTGCCTGCGCGTCCCACATGGTTGCCTGCGACGGTCGACTCCGAGCTCGCGGCGCTTGTCGCGCTGGCCGTTGCGCTTGCGATAGCGCTGGCCGGGATGTTGATCCGTGCG
This region of Clostridia bacterium genomic DNA includes:
- a CDS encoding DHA2 family efflux MFS transporter permease subunit, encoding MTEQQHTPFINPWLIAVSVMLGTFMEVLDTTVVNVALPHIAGSLSSTVEETTWVLTSYLVSNAIVLPMTGWLANYFGRKRILLISVFGFTLSSLACGLAPSLPLLIFFRVVQGATGGGLQPLSQAIMLEAFPPERRGKAMAFWALGIVVAPMLGPVLGGWITDAYSWRWVFYINLPIGILATIMAKLFIFDPHYIKRASSRVDYWGMGLLVIGMGALQIFLDKGQQEDWFSSVFIRALAFLAIGGLIAFVIREFRTKDPVVNLRVFRNRTYATGVFMMTILGFVLYGSTVLLPIWLQTLMGYPAMESGLAMLPRGMGSFLFMPIVAILMGKVEPRKLLACGLVVAGFSLLQLGQLNLQAGYWDIFWPQITQGMAMGLLFVPLTTITNDPIPKEQMGNATSVFNLMRNVGASIGIASVTTLIARSGQEHTNIMGAHVTQYDQVTRSMFEMMRSAFIAHGSDVATATQQAYAALFGTVAKQAAMISFVDAFRILGALFLLMIPLILFMRKPRHHGGPAVGAH
- a CDS encoding aldo/keto reductase, with protein sequence MTYRVLGKSGLEISAIGLGCMGMSEFYGERNDEESLRVLHKALDLGINFLDTADVYGMGHNEELVGRVVRERRGEVVLATKFGNVRDASGAWVDVCGKPEFVQQQCDASLKRLGIDTIDLYYQHRVDPNVPIEDTVGAMARLVEQGKVRHLGLSEAAPNTIRRAYAVHPIAALQTEYSLWTRDPEEESIPACRELGITFVPYSPLGRGFLTGKVKKGDDLAANDYRRSAPRFQGENLERNIKIQNKLEQIAAEKKCTPSQLALAWLLAQGDDIVPIPGTKREKYLEENAAAVNIRLSADDLRMIDAVAPPGAAAGERYDEPGMKRVNL
- a CDS encoding methyltransferase domain-containing protein; translated protein: MLSVSANSAKGLLVHDKRFDPKQVHRLEDPERLTWLPPVEIIDALGVEPGMQVADIGVGTGYFAFPLAHAVAPGRLFAIDVEPQMLTLLREKLSVPGAPANIHTIEGEAARTGLQDQSCDVAFYATVWHEIDDHTAALDEASRFLRSGGRIAILDWSPEATRPPGPPLEHRIARADVERQLSRAGWTITTSQILGRYTYLVIASHL
- a CDS encoding HlyD family secretion protein gives rise to the protein MPESRKDIGQDVEVQEADVREPWPEEDVEASKRARATSYLREHPGVKWGLVIAVLVIIVGGYFVWRHYSAHESTDDAQVDGHITPMSARVGGTVIAVNFQDNQFVEAGTVLAQLDPRDYEVALERAKAELADAEASAHAAQTSIPVSTVSTTNQLATARASHVATQREVEAARARLREAQATYQRVSKDLERMQQLVERDEISRQQFDATVAAEQSARATVDAAQAGVAAAESHVVQAEAGVRTAGTGPEQVAITRARFGSAQASVQKYQAAVAMAELNLRYTTIKAPASGIVSKRSVEVGQVIQPGQPLAALVSMDDIYVTANFKETQLKDMRPGQPVTIHVDAYDKDFEGHVDSVGGATGARFSLLPPENATGNFVKVVQRIPVKITFKKGADPQHLLRPGMSVVPSVRLK